A part of Paenibacillus donghaensis genomic DNA contains:
- a CDS encoding agmatine deiminase family protein, with product MHPKDLNYTMPPEWGRHERTFISWPVRESMVYPDNHEAVSQGYAEIIRAIAEFEPVTVVVNPDDQEQVARLVGGGNVTLLPIEHNDAWLRDNGPTFVVGDQGTLAGVNWSFNAWGGKYSPWDLDNKVAAQILEHLQLTRMDAPLVMEGGSIHTDGEGTLITTEECLLNPNRNPQLKKADIEQLVQQYTGTQSIIWLKRGLSGDETDGHVDNIACFAAPGTVIIQVCDDPQDENYAISQENLQILEQATDAQGRKLTIIKIQQPPQRLHEDSRLTLSYLNFYFVNDGIILPVFGGAAAATDKLAEQVLAELYPDRRIRTVDGMAVIAEGGNVHCTTQQMPAVQ from the coding sequence ATGCATCCTAAGGATTTGAACTATACAATGCCGCCGGAATGGGGCAGACATGAGCGCACGTTTATCTCCTGGCCTGTGCGGGAGTCCATGGTATATCCAGACAACCATGAAGCAGTAAGCCAGGGGTATGCGGAAATCATCCGTGCCATTGCCGAGTTCGAGCCGGTCACGGTTGTGGTCAACCCTGATGATCAGGAGCAGGTGGCCCGATTGGTGGGTGGTGGAAATGTTACGCTGCTGCCGATTGAGCACAATGACGCCTGGCTGCGCGACAACGGTCCTACCTTCGTGGTGGGCGACCAGGGTACGCTGGCTGGCGTGAACTGGAGCTTCAACGCTTGGGGCGGCAAATATTCGCCGTGGGACCTGGATAACAAGGTGGCTGCGCAGATCCTGGAGCATCTGCAGTTAACCCGCATGGATGCGCCGCTTGTGATGGAAGGCGGCTCGATCCATACTGACGGGGAAGGCACGCTGATCACGACCGAGGAATGTCTGTTGAATCCGAACCGCAATCCGCAGCTGAAGAAAGCGGATATTGAGCAGCTGGTACAGCAATACACCGGAACACAGTCCATCATTTGGCTGAAACGGGGTCTTAGCGGCGACGAAACCGACGGGCATGTGGATAATATCGCCTGCTTCGCTGCTCCGGGTACAGTCATCATCCAGGTCTGCGATGATCCGCAGGACGAGAACTACGCCATTTCACAGGAGAACCTGCAGATTCTGGAGCAGGCTACCGATGCACAGGGCAGGAAGCTTACGATCATCAAGATTCAGCAGCCTCCGCAGCGGCTTCATGAAGACAGCCGCCTGACCCTGAGCTACTTGAATTTCTATTTCGTGAATGACGGCATTATCCTGCCGGTGTTCGGAGGAGCTGCAGCAGCAACGGACAAGCTTGCCGAGCAGGTGCTGGCCGAGTTGTACCCGGACCGCAGAATCCGCACCGTGGACGGCATGGCGGTCATTGCCGAAGGCGGAAATGTACATTGTACCACCCAGCAGATGCCTGCTGTGCAGTAA
- a CDS encoding glutamate synthase subunit beta, whose product MGKATGFLEYQRETPAECEPLTRIKNWNEFAVKMDEEKLREQGARCMDCGTPFCHVGRLLSGMASGCPLHNLIPEWNDMVYKGNWEVALKRLHKTNNFPEFTGRVCPAPCEGACTVGLHGNPVTIKSIEKAIVDRGFAEGWIVPEPPLVRTGRSVAVVGSGPAGLACAAQLNKAGHSVTVYERADRIGGLLTYGIPNMKLDKKTVQRRVDLLAAEGVEFVTNTEIGKDISAQQLKEGHDAVVLCGGSTQARDLTVPGRELLGIHQAMEFLTLNTKSLLDSNLADGEYISAAGKDVVVIGGGDTGTDCVATSIRHGCNSVIQLEIMPQSPLTRQPGNPWPEWPKVLKVDYGQEEAASLYKEDPRRYLVSTKQFVGDDGGHVQELHTVRMEWQRSEDGRIMPVEVPGSGEVLKAQLVLLALGFTGPEETVLGQLGVERDERGSAKAEFGLQATSVEGVFAAGDMRRGQSLVVWAINEGRQAAREVDRFLMGASNLL is encoded by the coding sequence ATGGGTAAAGCGACAGGATTTCTGGAATATCAGCGGGAGACACCGGCCGAATGCGAGCCATTGACACGGATTAAGAACTGGAATGAATTTGCGGTTAAGATGGATGAGGAGAAGCTGCGGGAGCAAGGCGCGCGCTGTATGGACTGCGGCACACCGTTCTGCCACGTTGGACGCCTGCTGTCAGGCATGGCCTCGGGCTGTCCGCTGCACAATCTGATTCCGGAATGGAATGATATGGTCTACAAGGGCAACTGGGAGGTAGCACTGAAACGCCTGCATAAGACGAATAATTTCCCGGAATTCACCGGACGGGTCTGCCCGGCACCTTGCGAAGGGGCTTGTACGGTAGGTCTGCATGGCAACCCGGTAACGATCAAGTCCATTGAGAAGGCCATCGTGGACCGGGGATTCGCCGAAGGCTGGATTGTACCGGAACCGCCGCTGGTGCGGACCGGCCGAAGCGTAGCCGTTGTAGGTTCTGGACCTGCAGGGCTTGCCTGTGCCGCTCAGCTGAACAAAGCTGGACATTCTGTAACGGTATACGAACGGGCTGACCGGATCGGCGGGTTGCTGACCTACGGGATTCCCAACATGAAGCTGGACAAAAAGACTGTTCAGCGCCGGGTGGATCTGCTGGCGGCCGAAGGCGTAGAATTTGTTACCAATACAGAGATAGGCAAGGATATTTCTGCCCAGCAGCTGAAGGAAGGACATGATGCCGTGGTCTTGTGCGGCGGTTCCACGCAGGCCCGTGATCTGACGGTGCCTGGCCGCGAGCTGCTCGGCATCCATCAGGCGATGGAATTCCTGACGCTGAATACGAAGAGTCTGCTGGATTCGAATCTGGCTGACGGTGAATACATCTCGGCGGCAGGCAAGGACGTAGTAGTTATCGGCGGCGGCGATACCGGCACAGACTGCGTGGCGACCTCGATCCGCCACGGCTGCAATAGCGTAATCCAGCTGGAGATTATGCCACAGTCTCCACTGACGCGCCAGCCGGGTAATCCTTGGCCGGAATGGCCGAAGGTGCTGAAGGTTGACTACGGCCAGGAAGAGGCGGCGTCCTTGTATAAGGAAGATCCGCGCCGTTATCTTGTGTCGACGAAACAGTTCGTCGGCGATGATGGCGGGCATGTGCAGGAGCTGCACACGGTCCGCATGGAATGGCAGCGCAGCGAAGACGGCCGGATCATGCCGGTGGAGGTTCCGGGCAGCGGCGAGGTGCTGAAGGCACAGCTGGTGCTGCTGGCGCTGGGCTTCACGGGACCGGAGGAAACCGTGCTGGGCCAGCTGGGCGTGGAGCGCGATGAGCGCGGCAGCGCCAAAGCGGAATTCGGCCTTCAAGCGACAAGTGTAGAAGGCGTCTTTGCCGCCGGAGACATGCGACGCGGACAGAGTCTGGTGGTATGGGCGATTAACGAGGGGCGCCAGGCGGCGCGTGAGGTGGACCGCTTTTTGATGGGAGCTTCGAATCTGCTTTAA
- the aguB gene encoding N-carbamoylputrescine amidase encodes MRNVKVAATQMSCSGDIDENIRKAEVLVREAAAQGAQIILLQELFETPYFCQKEKADYYAYATELEHNKAVNHFKAIAKELAVVLPISFYEKKNYARYNSLAVIDADGTVLGKYRKSHIPDGPGYEEKFYFNPGDTGFKVWNTRYAKIGVGICWDQWYPEAARVMSLMGAEILFYPTAIGSEPQDGSIDSKDHWQACMLGHAAANLIPVVASNRIGEEVDEDSSINFYGSSFIAGPQGNKIVEAGRGEQTVIVSEFDLDALEIGRIEWGIFRDRRPELYRLIASYDGDLTF; translated from the coding sequence TTGAGAAATGTAAAAGTAGCTGCGACACAGATGAGCTGCTCCGGCGATATCGACGAGAATATCCGCAAGGCCGAGGTTCTGGTCAGAGAGGCGGCAGCTCAGGGCGCACAGATTATTCTGCTGCAGGAGCTGTTCGAAACGCCGTATTTCTGCCAGAAGGAGAAGGCTGATTATTACGCCTATGCCACAGAGCTGGAGCATAATAAAGCGGTCAATCATTTCAAGGCCATCGCTAAGGAACTGGCTGTTGTACTGCCGATCAGCTTCTACGAGAAGAAGAACTACGCACGCTACAACTCACTGGCGGTGATTGATGCCGACGGCACCGTGTTGGGCAAATACCGCAAAAGCCATATTCCGGACGGACCGGGCTATGAAGAGAAGTTCTATTTCAATCCCGGAGATACCGGCTTCAAAGTATGGAATACCCGCTATGCCAAGATCGGCGTAGGCATCTGCTGGGACCAGTGGTATCCGGAGGCCGCCAGAGTGATGAGCCTGATGGGTGCCGAGATCCTGTTCTATCCGACGGCCATTGGCTCCGAGCCGCAAGACGGATCGATTGACTCCAAGGATCACTGGCAGGCCTGCATGCTGGGCCATGCAGCCGCCAACCTGATTCCTGTCGTGGCCTCGAACCGGATCGGCGAGGAGGTCGATGAGGATTCCAGCATCAATTTCTACGGATCGTCTTTCATCGCCGGGCCGCAGGGCAACAAGATCGTGGAAGCCGGGCGCGGGGAGCAGACGGTAATTGTCAGCGAATTCGACCTGGATGCGCTGGAGATTGGCCGGATCGAATGGGGTATTTTCCGTGACCGCCGTCCTGAGCTGTACCGCTTGATTGCTTCCTATGATGGTGATCTGACCTTTTAA
- the yfcE gene encoding phosphodiesterase, with product MKLMFISDIHGSLFWLERALEMLEEERPDQLVILGDFLYHGPRNPLPEGYDPQGVAARLNALAQMPIAVRGNCDAEVDQMLLQFPMMGDYVMLLHEGRRIYVTHGHGYSMENLPQLAAGDVFIQGHTHLPVADVKEGIYVLNPGSISLPKENNPHSYAILQYGEFVIKDFDGQLVKQISLK from the coding sequence ATGAAGCTGATGTTTATTTCCGATATTCACGGATCGTTGTTCTGGCTGGAGCGGGCGCTGGAGATGCTGGAGGAAGAGCGGCCCGACCAGCTCGTTATATTGGGTGACTTCCTGTATCACGGGCCTAGGAATCCACTGCCTGAGGGATATGATCCGCAAGGTGTTGCGGCCAGATTGAACGCACTTGCCCAGATGCCAATTGCGGTGCGTGGCAATTGTGATGCCGAGGTGGATCAGATGCTGCTGCAATTCCCGATGATGGGTGATTATGTCATGCTGCTGCATGAAGGCAGACGGATCTATGTGACCCATGGACATGGCTACAGTATGGAGAACCTGCCACAGCTGGCTGCAGGAGATGTCTTTATCCAAGGGCATACTCATCTTCCCGTAGCCGATGTTAAAGAAGGCATCTACGTGCTGAATCCCGGCTCGATCTCGCTGCCCAAGGAGAACAATCCGCATTCTTACGCCATTCTTCAGTATGGAGAGTTTGTGATTAAGGACTTCGACGGTCAGCTGGTCAAGCAGATATCCTTAAAATAA
- a CDS encoding transporter substrate-binding domain-containing protein, which translates to MKAEKKWIMSAFMSLMMVAIVGCGSNNNAGSENAAVEKIKFATDASYAPMEFMDTDKIKGFDIDFIKVVMEEAGIDYDVTNTGWDTMLTSVKQGTEYQAGLSSVSITDERKETYDYSIPYFESTNMILVKEDSDIQNALDLKDKIVAIQGATTADDLMSGIMGVDNGNLRRFDSNAVALMELDAGGADAVVADIAIVREYVKNNPDKKFKTITDMENFGSEYYGILYPKGSEWKAKLDPAIKAVLENGKYAEIYKTWFGEEPNLENVLNAK; encoded by the coding sequence ATGAAGGCCGAAAAGAAATGGATCATGTCAGCTTTTATGTCTCTTATGATGGTGGCTATTGTGGGCTGCGGTTCCAATAACAATGCGGGGAGCGAAAATGCTGCGGTTGAGAAGATCAAATTCGCCACCGACGCCAGCTATGCGCCAATGGAATTTATGGACACGGACAAAATCAAGGGCTTTGATATTGATTTCATCAAGGTAGTCATGGAAGAAGCGGGCATTGATTACGATGTGACGAATACAGGCTGGGATACGATGCTGACTAGCGTAAAGCAGGGCACGGAATATCAGGCCGGACTGTCCTCCGTCTCCATTACGGATGAACGCAAGGAAACCTATGACTATTCCATTCCTTATTTTGAATCCACGAACATGATATTGGTTAAGGAAGACAGCGACATTCAGAATGCGCTTGATCTCAAGGATAAGATTGTAGCCATTCAAGGGGCAACCACTGCCGATGATCTGATGAGCGGAATTATGGGCGTGGACAATGGCAACCTGAGACGGTTCGACAGCAATGCTGTGGCGCTGATGGAGCTGGATGCCGGAGGGGCGGATGCGGTAGTGGCTGATATCGCGATTGTGCGTGAATACGTGAAGAACAATCCAGACAAGAAGTTCAAGACGATCACCGACATGGAGAATTTCGGCTCCGAATATTACGGCATCCTCTATCCGAAGGGCAGTGAGTGGAAAGCGAAGCTGGACCCGGCCATCAAGGCGGTGCTGGAGAACGGCAAATATGCTGAAATCTACAAAACCTGGTTCGGCGAAGAACCTAATCTGGAGAATGTCCTGAACGCTAAGTAA